atggtacttagcactgaaacattcagccaatcagttcgcactgaatattcggaagctgtgaaagcgcgttacacgtttcaacccttatgggtttctggtcttCATCATTAGTCTTTTAAACGTGGAAATTTACATTTAAGATCATTAAATTCCCTTCATGTGTGCTTTCTTTCCAATGAGTCAACCGTATTCAATTAATCGAGAGTTCGTGTATTTGGTACATTGAAAATAATCACCGCGGTAGAATCAAAGAtatcttttatttaaattaagcAACAGACCagaagtttctatggtttataggcatgataaaccacttggaatgttggaagaacactcgaagaattcgtaaatcactcgcctgcggctcgtgatttacgaattcttctcgcGTTCTACCCTCATTCTGCATgatttatcagcctataaaccatagaaacttgtggtctattgtttttatataataattcagaagacgtgcgatttttccatgagtttactggcacaataaaacctagctgattgaccaatcagattgcgcGCATTGATTTTGTTATTATATAATCTCTGATAAAGAGGCCGTGTGCCGTAGTACTATCACTGTTTTAATCTAACAACTAATTTTGTGTTCCGATTTTGCTTAAGCCGGCCTCACACTGGGAGAATATAGCGCCGCGCTAATTCCACCGAGAATAATTCAAGCGAACGCAGCGCCAGTGCTGTTACCCGCACACCTAGCGCTGTTATTGTATGGCTTACACGAAGTGTGAAAGCCACACTATTCCATCGTCTAAGATATTTATTTGTCACCGAGAACCTTAATTTCTCAAGCTCAATGCTTTTGAATTCTAGGACAGAGGAGTCACAGATTGATTGTTCcctgaaaagaaaaactaataCATTGATTCAgtgagaataaagaaatttttcaTGAAATCAGTCTCGATAAGAAAAAGTATTTTGTATTACTCCTGACCTACCCACTTGAACTGGCTCATCATCACTAACTGCAGTTTTAACCCGGAAGTGACATGAGTAATGACGACAAGGAGTTATCGTCACCAGCGCTAAGTTCGTTATCTTCAGAAAAGTTCGCAGCGAAGAAAATAccaaacatctttgatattgagcGCTATTTCCGCATTGACAAATGCGCATAAAAATTAACTCCGCACACCGGGCGAATTCTTCGCGGCAGAGTTAGCGATGGCTTTAGAGTCGCATTTCTTACATGCTATGTTTAGGTAATCGCACGCGAATCTTCATCACTAAAGACCCAGTTAAATGTGAGGACCGATTGtgaagttcattttgtttcagaAAGCCGGCTGAGCTAGTCTCCGGCCACAAATCCCAATATATTTGAGCAGGCCATCATATTAATTATTGATAGGATGGGTCGGTACATttcactgacccccagtccatggactacccaaatggattacccaaatggactaccctaaaaatactatttcgaatgagtactgttgatccatgggtaagcagcatctcaaatagtgcttacttaagcctcaacacctattttaaacagcattgttcaacagtatttaagtctaagcacccatttaaaaaaggttagctttcgattattgttgtgatggccgattacttcatttaagctaacctttttaaaatgggtgcttagacttaaatactgttgaacaatgctgtttaaaatgggcgTTGAGGCGTAAGTAAGCAccatttgagatgctgcttacacatagatcaacagtactcatttgaaatagtatttttagggtattccatttgggtagtccatggactgggggtcagcgaaatgtaccaacCCTGATAGGATACAGCGACATGTAAAATCACTGAAACATCAGGACTAAAAATCTTGGTTTCGTGGTCCATTCGAGCCACTACTTTCTCAGGCTTCTTTGCAAAGGTGTTCCGTTAAAGTGCATCTATAAACTCAAATAATTTTGGTCTgcaatattaatctccccatcaagagcaaacatgttttacaaTTCTCACCTCTACCGGGTACTTGAAGTAGCAgtaatttgaacccacgaccgtATTGTGAGAGGCATGAGTCTATTCTCGAGCTTACATCACAAACTGGTTTCCAATAGACCAAAGccgctaactcaatgttgtactcaattcaaacccttttgcTCAATAAAATGTCTTGTTTTGTTCTCGGTATTTCCATGTCATTCAAATGTGAAtgttacattataatgcaaGTACAATACACAaggaatcttaaccccgggagatttgaattgggtagaaCATTGAGCtagccaatttggtctatgcgaaattgctttgaaaacaggaatacaAAGCAGTTTGTATCGTAGAATCGAGAATAGACATGACGGtcatgggtccaaattactgctaaatctgccaagtttacgtggcttgcatGGCATAGAAAAAGTGAAATTCTACACGATGTAGttaacaatggtgacatatCTTTCCTTTGGATGGGGAAATCtaatttgagtttaggtgcactttaactgTAATGATCATCAGTTTAATAAGAAACTTGAATGTAAAAGCTGATAAAATATTGAGTCTAAACGTTTTCGATCAATTTGATCATCATCAGAGTGAAATAATCTGCATACGCTCAGTGTTCTTATAGATCAGGCAGTGCCAGTTATGTAATGCCTGTTCCCATGGGGAACAAGGTGAGGTCCAGTGATTGCACTTGTTTGTTTAGCTCTGGACGGAAGCGTGCGATGTAAAAGGCTCATTTTATTCTCCATTTTAACTATGAATGGGCAGTGGTTAAAACTTTAAACGTGAACTTGTGGTTAGGGTGTTTTCTAATGTGCTTGGCTGGCCCCGACTGTTTATTAACATGTTTCCCATATTACCTTATTACCTTCCCGATGGGAACAGGTATCACATAACTGGCACTGCCTGAACTGTAAGAACACTGAGCGTATGCAGATTATCTCACTCTGATGATGATCAAACTGATCGAAAACGTTGAGACTCATAATTTTAACAGCTTTTACCTTCAcgttttatattttacttttatgGGCGAAATGTACAATCATCAGTTTATTTCCACTGAATTACGATAAGGAACTAATAAGAAGATAAATAGGGAATAACGCCCTCCGTTTCAATTAATTAGCTTTAACTATTTTGCTTCTTAGTGAAAATAGTAAGATACGTAAATTTTCGCAAGGGAAAAGACGATGAAAAATTCAATGACTTCAATTAAACAGCCATTATATATGAGGTTCATGTGAACGGTCTCCTAAGCTGATTCACTTTTCACCAAAAAACACTTGCCCTACAGAAATCGTCATGTTAGGTGATCAATCCCCGCAAAACATTAGGCTTGTTGGCTGCAGTTTACGTATGGGCCGGATTTGCTAACACCAGTCCTATAAATATTTCCCAACTGAGTGTAATAAGGCTCTAACAGGCAGTAAGTACTTGTGCATGTAGCAACCAAAGGGAAAATGTGAACGAAATGCAAAAAACGACCTGTAGGGAAATATTTCATATCATAATCAACTTTTAATGCTTAATGTTCTTATAAAAATATTTAGTTCAAGGTGTTAATGAAAATGCATAGAATTTTCAACGATTAATTACTAATGGGCAATGGTAAAGTTAGGTTCTTGAAACTGAATTGAGTTTCTCGCATAGTTCGTATTTCTGAAGTTTGATGTTTTGGTAAATATTTAGAATGAAAAGGCTAAAACATAATTCCTTACAAGTAGGAGAGCATTACTAGATTATGAGCAGTGTCTCTTTTGCTCTACAATACGCGGGATCAAACGAGCGCAGTTTGCTTGCAGTAGAAGCCAAGAGTAGCGCGGGCCTCGGATAGCGagtgaaaactgaaaaactttccaaacAAAAGAGACTGTTGGTAGTCTAGCGCATCACTTGCTGCTGATTTAGCATAAGCCTTATGGTTTTTCAGTACATAAGAAACAGTTTTGTGGAGAACAACGTTTGCGAAATGTGATCCGTTTACAAAATAAAGTTGTAGTTCTCTTTCATGAATACCTTGTGTTTTCTCCTGTGATTTTAAAACCTACATTTGACTAGGGCCGATATGCAGAATCTAAGCCTATTTTAAACAAATAGTACACAGTTTAAGGTATCACCATTGTGAATCGTCTCCATTTTTCGAAGTAACCACCAGTGTGTCTAGCAGTCAATGCTATCCAACTGTAGATAATTACTCATTCGTTTTATAACTTGTCGTAAACGCAATAGCAAAACAAAGGTCCAGTGCACCATTTAGCAATTGGTTCATGCCTTAGCCAAAGCCATGATGAGAACGAAAATGAATGCCTTAATTGATCGGCTTACAGCATCGCAGAaagatataaaaaaaacaatgtaccAATGACTTTTATTAGGCCATTAGCACTATCAACAAGAtacgtccagaaatgcacgtaatCAGATGCAAGTGGATTTCAACAAGCATGACGAGGTGTCCACCTGCGCTTTTTCGCAACTTTTACGTCACTCATCTCTtgaaatacagacaattaacatcacaaagtgtccctcaaATACTGCttctcaagtaaggataaactgctgcatttaccctgacctaaaaatGACGCTAACGTTCACCCTAACCTTGTTAGATATAGATAGGAAATGcctagacttaaagggacacttcgtgttggatgtcgaAATTGGGTGTTTAGCTAATTGTGTGCATTTCTTGACCTAAAGCCTGGCCAAACACTCGCAGCATTTCAACgaaacatcttgcaacattgctgggcacaacatgttgcatacgtttgacCACcttgttgcgatatgttgcaacatgtagGATAATGTAAATATGAAAACGGACAAATATTTtgagcaacattttggatgttgcagatgttgcactcgtttggccacgttcacgcaacatagTTGCACcagggcatgcgcgctaggtccaattgttgcgcgccaggggcctggggcacataaacctcaacatgttgcgttgaaaatgttgcgtgcgtttggccagcccgttcaacaAGTTGCAACATCAAGCAACGTGGCAAGacgttgcgttgaaatgttgcgatcGCTTGGCCAGGCCTTACGCGTATCAACAACCTTATGATGGCAAGGAGCGAAACCGTATAGAAGATCCTTGATTGGAATTTTAATCGAAGGGGTGTGTAGGGTGTGGTGGGGAGGGGTGAGTTTGGGCATAAAGTGGCAACGAAATGTGTAAGTTGGAGTAAACACCAGCTTCTATCCCCACCATATAATTATTCTTGATAAATGACCAGTACGCGAATTTCTCCGAgattttttctctctttaatTCAAGTTCATTATTTATAGTACAGCCACAATCAGAATTCTCAAGAATAGACCTCGTGAATTGAAGTGCCTGGTTAGtacaaaaacctaaaaaaatagGCTTTCCAACTATTATTAGACACCCATTATCCTTGGGTCACTCTTAAAGAGACTAATAGGGTGATAATTCTCCGAATTTCTTATCAGTCGTGTTATATGGCCTTTTTATAAAACGAAATGAAAGTAGGTATTTGCTGCAAAAGCGCGTATTTGCTCCTTCATTTTTGCGTTTTTGAATAAAACTTCAAAAATGAGCCATTCTAGCAGTTCTTCATCCACGCTCATTATACTTTGAAGTGACGAAAATGTTGTGGACTGTTTAATTTCTTCGTATGAGGAGTTTATTACTCGTGAGGGATAACTTCTCTTCTTCACGAAAAAACAAAGTGCGTATTTGCTCCTAAAACAGGTATTTGCTACGAAATGGTTTTTTTAAcgataaaattgttcaaaattcGTTTATTCCTCTTTAATTGCTTTCAGATAGTGCATTTTAACAAGCGCCAACCTCACCaaaggagaaaacaaagatATGACCGCCGGTCTgacttttaaaaagaaaaaacctttcCCAGTCTTTTGAAAAAATCCTGAGCTCTCAAGTCGTACAGAAAACGTACTCTACAACAACCTTTTAAGTAGAAATTGAAGACATCGTAAAAAGAAGAATAATACAGATCGCAGAGGGGTTTCATAGGAATGTCTATCGTTGTCATGACCTTTAAAAGCCGAGTTGTTTCCTGAATTTTACGTAATTATTGATGGATGTACCAAAAAAGGAGTATTTGCTACCCTTTTCGGATTTAAACGGAAATAAATTGCACGTCAAAAAATTAACTCCAATCTTTGAGGATTGGATGACATCTGTGAAATACCAGCTTTTGTAAAAAGTGTTAAAGATGTCATTTAtattacatttgaattttttgaaggcATAGGGAAAACAAGTAGCATATACCTAATGATGAAtctaaagagagagagagagagagagagccaaCATAGTTACTGAAGTgccttaaaatgttacagaagTGCCCGTAGGTGTGTcgctctgtctctctctctctctctctccacgTTTGCAACTGTAGGGCACTCTGGTACCCTAGGGAAGGGCACTTTTGTGCTTAAAGGCACTTTGGTAACTTCATTAGGGAGTTTTTTAGGGCACTTCTGTAACaaagggcacttttgtaacattttggTAGGGCACTTTTGTACCATAGGTCTGTTATGTGTAGGGCACTTCAGTAACTTATGTAAGGCACTTTGGTAACTGCTTTTTTACACTTTCGTTCGTCTTTATAGGGCTTGGGCACTGTCTTCAAGGAGAGATTGTAAACAAAACTATATGCTTGTACTTACATATGGAGTTTGTTTGTCTTGGCAGGGGATTTTTTGCTAAGGTTTTCTCCATATAATGCACAGGTGACAAGGTTTAATTTTCAATCTTCGTTCACTGTCTAAAATCCGCACGcgtcattggttaaaattgatcacgtgagtttCCGTTACCTAGCGACATCAAAGAAACAGAGTGCGTTCTTACAAAAACGCATAAAAGCTGTGCAGTGTTCTTCAACTTCAAACGTACATGGCTTCAAGTTCAAGATTTTCCGAGGTTGAGgaggaaaaaattactgaaATAATTGACCCTGCCATTCCGGAGAACTTTGAGAACGCCAGGTTTAAAAATTGTAATTTCGCTTTCACTTATAACACGACAAAGAAAAGTGATGATTGATCATTGACATTGGCTTGTTTATGCTCACTGAAAATTCTGTTTCATTTTAACTCACTGCGTTCGCacacatgaaaattattttctaaACCGTTATAGGAACTTGCACAACACGACAACCACAGTCCAATGGGTTGGTAACTCACGGATAGCCAATATAAGCTTTATTACTGTATTCGAGCACTATGTGTATAAACGGTCACATTACTTTTAGTCCACAGAAATACGATACGCGAAGCTATATCCTCATTAAGCTAGTACACTTGCTCAATACATATGATACGGTTAAATTATAGTGAAAGCACTGATTATAATCATACAAAACTTGGCTGTAACTAAAAGATAGCAAAACGTTCGCGTGTCCCATCACGCGTGGAAACTTAAATGATAGTAATTAGATACCTAGGCTAGATGAAACTGAAAGCCGTGCAGATATATCTTCTTGAATATACAAGTCTTTGGCGTAATCGGATTTCCATCGCCCGTGTAATTTTAATAACCTGTCTGATACAGGGTCGCTAGGTGAAGTTACGGCAGCGGTTGCCCCACCAGACCTAAGACTGTGTAACCCAAAAAGTTTGGAGTTGTAACCTAGAGCCTTGAGAGCTTCCAAAAAGATTTCTCGACACCTAGAATACGAAATTCCTTTGTTCCCTAAAACATAAGTATTATAATTTTTCTGAAATACTAACTGCCTGATTAGGAGACCGTCTGCATTATGGTCCATTCTTGCAGCAGACATATACCTAAGGACCATACTAACTGGACAAGTGGCATTGTCCGTTCTAGCAATAATAGCTTTATTACCTTCCCTGTAGACATCTGTTTTACTACTTGGTATAACAATGGACATATGGTCATCTGCGAAAGTTATATGCGAAGCTTTGATAATTGCTAACTCATTGAATCTGAAGAAACCTGCAAAACCTAAGAGGACTATGACTGAAATTCGCAGATCTTTTAGATTAGCGTCTACCTTGCCATGTTTAGCAACTATTCTCTTGACCATATCAATAGAGAGAGGGAGCTTCCTATTCTTCCGTTGTGTGCCATTACGTTTCGCGGCTTCAACAACATTTCTACACACTCCGGTTTTCAAAGGATTATTACTACAAGTTACATCTACTACATCGTGTAGCCAAACTAATGCAGCATAAGCCATACTGGGAGAACCAGTCTTCCTGTGAAGCTGAGACAAATAGGCCGCTACAACAACAGGCTCTTGTGGCAAAACGAATTGAGCCTTAACATCATTGCACCAACGCATAAATTTTCGACACTCAAGTAAATATCTATTCATCGTCGAAGGTTGTCTGGCCTTAAACTGATCAGTAATGAGGCGCAGCTTGAAGGGAGCTAAAGATCCATAGAGACTTGCCCAACAGGACTGAGCAGAGATGGCCTGTtgaggaaaacaaaaggaaaaacacaTAACAGAGGGGTGTAGAGGTGGAACAATCTTACTCACTGATTCATGGCTAAAAGGAAATAAGTACTACAACCCGGGAGCTATTAGTTCTCAACACCACTGCATTCATTAAATGAAGATCAAAAAGGGCAATAAATAACACAGCACTATTGGAGTGCTATTCGTTGTCGACACAACTTCTGCACATTGACACATGGCCGAAAAGAAATAAGTACCTCAACACTGGTAAGGTGCTATTCGTTGTCAGAACATCTACCTCACATAAAATGatcaaagtgaaataaataacgCAACACTGCCAAGGTGCTATTCGTAGTCAGCACAAATTCCACTCGCTAGATTGTGGCCAAAAGGCCAACCTTTCAGATTCTTAGCCCGAAGGAACGAAATTCAATCTTAAAGCCACTACATATCCCGGAGTAGTTGGTGAACCCAGAACAGAATTGTGATTTCGCCCGTGCGTCAAAGCTTGAGGCATAGACAAAACTCTTAAATCCTGGATGAAACTGCAATAAATATTGGTTAACAGGGGCCAAAACACGGCTGACTTCCACAGTGGAACAATAAGGGTGCCCTTGGCTCCCTGACTATACATATAGGCAAGCGTTCTGGGAATAAGATAAACTGGCGGAACTAACCAGCAGTTCTCAACTTCCCACGACTGCATAAATGCGTCAATGCCCGACGTTTCCGGGTTCCAAAATCTAGAAAAATATCTGGTGACTTTTCTGTTGTAATACGGGGCAAAACAATCCACCGTGTGGGGACCCCAAAGACTATCCAAGTCTTTGAAAACGTCCTCAGTGACCTGCCAATCGTCAAAATCCACCAGTTTGCAAATAAAATCTGCCCTGGCATTGCGATCTCTAGGAACGCATTCAATATCCAAATGAATGCTGTGTTCGTAACAtatcttgaatatttttaaggCAATCGTGTGTAACTCGAGTTTCATGCTACCGACCTCAACGATTTTGGCATTGGCCTGGTTATCGGTATACCACTTAATATGTGATGAACTTAAAATAGGAAGGCAAGACAGAAGTGAGAATTCAATTGCACTTAATTCTCGCCACGTAGAACGTCTACTCCTTTCGTCCTGCGTCCACATTTTGTGGCAAACAAGCTCGCCGTCATTGATATAAGAAACAGCTCCGCAGGCAATATTACTAGCATCTGAAAAAGTTACTTTCTGAGGTTTGCGGAAAACaaagcaatttttaaaattgcgtAGATGGATATTGTTCTTCCAGAAAACGATTTCATCCTTACAATACTCGTCTAAAATCATAGGTGTATCCCAATGCTCAGCAATAGCAATTGTCATCTGACAGTGTCTGGTAGTAATTCTGGGTAAATTTCCAGTAACCGGACATGTAGACATAACTTTCCCGACAAATGATGACAATTGTCTAGCCGAAATTGTGCATTTTTGAGCTTCAATAAAAGCCACACAATCAACGATACCTTGGACCCTCCTGGGTGTAATACTAATAGTACCAAGAGTGGAGTTCCAGACCAATCCTAACCAAGTAATAATTTGCGTTGGTTCCCAAATTGACTTTTCGCTATTTGTTATAAATCCGGCTAAGCGTATGTCAGAACGAACCCTACTAGCTATAATATTTGCTGAATTATAGTCGTCAGCTATGGACCAACCATCATCTAAAAATACCGCGATGTAAATACCGTTAGCCCTCCACCATCCAACCAAAGGGCGGAGTATCTTTGTAAAGATATAAGGAGCTACAGAAAGGCCAAAAGGAAGAACTGTGAAAACGTAAAACCGCGTCTCCCCTTGAAACTCCCATGAAAAACCTAAGAATGTTTGA
Above is a window of Montipora capricornis isolate CH-2021 chromosome 6, ASM3666992v2, whole genome shotgun sequence DNA encoding:
- the LOC138050634 gene encoding integrase/recombinase xerD homolog; the protein is MNRYLLECRKFMRWCNDVKAQFVLPQEPVVVAAYLSQLHRKTGSPSMAYAALVWLHDVVDVTCSNNPLKTGVCRNVVEAAKRNGTQRKNRKLPLSIDMVKRIVAKHGKVDANLKDLRISVIVLLGFAGFFRFNELAIIKASHITFADDHMSIVIPSSKTDVYREGNKAIIARTDNATCPVSMVLRYMSAARMDHNADGLLIRQLVFQKNYNTYVLGNKGISYSRCREIFLEALKALGYNSKLFGLHSLRSGGATAAVTSPSDPVSDRLLKLHGRWKSDYAKDLYIQEDISARLSVSSSLGI